A section of the Paenibacillus odorifer genome encodes:
- a CDS encoding copper amine oxidase N-terminal domain-containing protein codes for MSKATLSVVALSLIASIGLAPLTASAPISVSAAAVPSATNKAATNTIKVQSMNVNLIFDGVSIQPPSGQYVFMYNNTTYVPLRFMSYALQKSVAWDAKNVKVTVAEPSSSELVVIKEYLMNATNGNSTSAAAAKNIALNQVKASYVFNGATKALPIGQSSFILNGSLYVPLRFLSESVGHNISWDQKTKTITAASKAYQEQSTNGSTNNDNVKDPSPVATPAPTDTTGVPGGGSAGTGKVSYETITSDTEAKLTALKNQSQSTLMSIAFEYVGATDEASKKSIKAKGVQQLASFTASFNSIVADAEQKLNSNGYSTEIISQYKSEFESQLQLGKDLAAKMAD; via the coding sequence ATGTCTAAAGCAACATTATCAGTCGTGGCTTTATCGTTAATTGCTTCAATTGGTTTAGCACCCTTAACAGCATCCGCACCTATATCAGTATCAGCAGCGGCAGTACCAAGTGCAACGAACAAGGCTGCAACTAATACAATTAAAGTGCAAAGTATGAACGTGAATTTAATTTTTGACGGCGTGAGTATTCAGCCGCCCTCAGGTCAATATGTATTTATGTACAACAATACAACTTATGTTCCATTGCGGTTTATGTCATATGCCTTGCAAAAGAGTGTAGCTTGGGATGCTAAGAATGTTAAAGTTACCGTGGCAGAGCCTAGCAGCTCAGAGCTAGTTGTGATTAAAGAATACCTAATGAATGCAACGAACGGGAATAGTACTTCAGCAGCAGCAGCGAAGAATATTGCCCTCAATCAAGTTAAGGCAAGTTATGTATTTAACGGTGCAACCAAGGCTTTGCCTATAGGCCAATCTAGCTTCATCCTGAATGGTTCCTTATATGTACCCCTACGTTTTTTATCGGAATCTGTAGGTCATAACATTAGCTGGGATCAGAAGACGAAGACCATTACTGCAGCTTCCAAGGCTTATCAGGAACAATCCACTAATGGATCGACAAACAATGACAATGTTAAGGACCCATCTCCAGTAGCGACACCAGCGCCAACGGATACAACAGGTGTACCAGGTGGTGGTTCTGCAGGAACTGGAAAGGTTTCATATGAAACTATCACTAGTGACACAGAAGCTAAGCTTACGGCGCTTAAAAATCAAAGCCAATCTACATTAATGAGTATTGCGTTTGAGTATGTTGGAGCAACAGATGAGGCGAGTAAGAAAAGTATTAAAGCTAAAGGGGTACAACAACTAGCCTCATTCACTGCTAGCTTCAATAGTATAGTTGCTGATGCTGAACAAAAACTGAACAGCAATGGGTACAGTACAGAAATTATTAGTCAATATAAAAGTGAATTTGAATCACAGCTTCAGTTGGGAAAAGATCTGGCTGCGAAAATGGCGGATTAA
- a CDS encoding polysaccharide biosynthesis protein: MTAKSRVILLFFIDLAIIWFSIVTSYLFRYPNHALQEYVVQMLQFGLIATFAFGGSLIYFGLYRRMWQYASIGEIISVSKAIVVGSLFSFALAYLILPDRVPLAIEVRSMETILLLVGGVRFLWRVLHNDRINYKDTKTHTLIVGAGDCGILIAREMMGPSFAHTKLVGFIDDNANKYHMYIMGVPVIGNRYAIPAIVKEREIHEIIIAMPSVSRTEISEIINLAKKTGAKLKIIPALNDLIAGKISVKKLRDVSVEDLLGREPIVADLNSILGYVHHKTVLVTGAGGSIGSELCRQIAPFGPDKLMLLGHGENSIYTIEMELRKSFPELNIVTVIADVQDRSRMMDIFSGHRPHVVFHAAAHKHVPLMERNPSEAIKNNVFGTKNVADCADKYGAERFVMISSDKAVNPTSVMGATKRIAEMYVQSLHTTSQTKFSAVRFGNVLGSRGSVIPAFKQQIAAGGPVTVTHPEMVRYFMTIPEAVQLVIQSGSFAKGGEVFILDMGEPVKILTLAEDLITLSGYEPYKDIDIHFSGIREGEKLYEELLTDEENLGSTDHGRIFIGKPNVISLNQLELEFKRLERVLAEEPEVIREIINQIVPMQPVAQVAIS; this comes from the coding sequence ATGACAGCGAAATCTAGAGTGATTCTTTTATTCTTCATTGATCTTGCGATCATTTGGTTCAGTATTGTGACATCTTATTTGTTTCGGTACCCTAACCATGCTCTTCAGGAATACGTTGTACAGATGCTGCAATTTGGTTTGATTGCAACATTTGCATTTGGTGGAAGCCTTATATACTTCGGTCTTTACCGAAGAATGTGGCAATATGCCAGCATCGGTGAAATTATATCGGTTTCTAAAGCTATTGTAGTAGGGTCTTTATTTTCATTTGCACTGGCATATCTAATTTTGCCGGATAGAGTACCTCTTGCCATAGAAGTTCGGTCGATGGAGACTATTCTTTTATTAGTAGGTGGAGTCCGATTTTTGTGGAGAGTACTTCATAATGATCGAATCAATTACAAAGACACTAAGACCCATACACTAATTGTAGGTGCTGGTGATTGTGGGATATTAATTGCTCGGGAAATGATGGGACCCTCTTTTGCTCATACCAAATTAGTTGGTTTCATTGATGATAATGCGAATAAATACCATATGTACATTATGGGTGTTCCTGTAATTGGAAATCGTTATGCAATCCCAGCTATTGTGAAAGAAAGAGAAATTCATGAGATAATCATCGCCATGCCCTCTGTTTCACGTACTGAGATTTCTGAAATTATTAATCTTGCCAAAAAGACTGGAGCAAAGCTGAAGATTATACCGGCTCTTAATGATCTGATCGCTGGAAAAATATCAGTTAAGAAACTTCGGGATGTTAGCGTAGAAGATTTATTAGGTCGTGAGCCGATCGTAGCTGATTTGAACAGTATTTTAGGTTATGTACATCATAAGACGGTGTTAGTTACGGGGGCTGGCGGCTCTATTGGTTCAGAGTTATGCCGGCAGATTGCTCCTTTTGGTCCGGACAAGCTAATGTTACTTGGACACGGTGAGAACAGTATTTACACGATTGAAATGGAGCTTCGTAAGAGTTTTCCAGAGTTAAACATTGTGACTGTGATAGCAGATGTACAGGATCGTAGTCGAATGATGGACATATTCAGTGGCCATAGACCGCATGTAGTCTTTCACGCAGCAGCACATAAACACGTTCCTTTAATGGAGCGTAATCCTTCGGAAGCTATTAAAAATAATGTTTTCGGCACCAAAAATGTTGCGGATTGTGCAGATAAATATGGTGCCGAGAGATTCGTAATGATCTCTTCTGATAAGGCGGTTAACCCAACCAGTGTGATGGGTGCCACTAAGCGGATTGCGGAAATGTATGTGCAGAGCCTGCACACTACAAGTCAAACGAAGTTCTCTGCTGTGCGTTTCGGAAATGTTCTTGGCAGTCGCGGCAGTGTAATTCCAGCCTTTAAGCAACAGATCGCTGCCGGAGGTCCAGTCACTGTCACTCATCCAGAAATGGTGCGTTATTTCATGACGATTCCGGAAGCTGTTCAGCTTGTCATCCAATCTGGTTCTTTCGCCAAAGGCGGAGAAGTGTTCATTCTGGATATGGGAGAGCCGGTTAAGATTCTAACGTTGGCGGAAGACTTAATTACGCTCTCTGGATATGAACCCTATAAGGACATTGATATTCATTTCTCCGGTATTCGTGAGGGTGAGAAGTTATATGAAGAGTTGCTTACAGATGAAGAGAATTTAGGCTCTACCGATCATGGAAGAATCTTTATCGGTAAACCTAATGTCATAAGTCTGAACCAGTTAGAACTGGAGTTTAAACGTTTGGAACGTGTTCTCGCTGAGGAACCAGAAGTCATCCGCGAAATAATCAATCAGATTGTACCAATGCAGCCCGTTGCCCAAGTTGCTATTAGCTAA
- a CDS encoding CpsD/CapB family tyrosine-protein kinase: MSQLPNKQRHLITVTNPRSPVSEAFRALRTNIDFSSVDQTIQVIMVTSSGPEEGKSTVSANLAAAYAQADKRVLLIDADLRKPTAHKTFTLSNRFGLSSLLSQQAVLEDTVQDSGVNNLSIMTSGPIPPNPAEMMASNRMSTLLQDLRQRYDVILIDTPPLLAVTDAQIVASKSDGVIMVVSYGKVKRDIAVKAKTNLDRVGAKMLGVVLNNVKRKASEGYYYYYYGN, translated from the coding sequence ATGTCACAGCTTCCAAATAAACAACGCCATCTGATCACCGTTACGAACCCACGCTCTCCTGTCTCTGAAGCGTTTCGCGCATTGCGCACGAATATTGATTTTTCTTCTGTAGATCAGACTATTCAAGTGATTATGGTCACTTCATCCGGACCGGAAGAAGGTAAATCTACGGTATCTGCTAACCTGGCGGCAGCTTACGCACAAGCAGATAAAAGAGTGTTGTTGATTGATGCCGATTTGCGGAAGCCGACGGCACATAAGACATTTACATTAAGTAACCGTTTTGGTTTATCCTCCCTGCTGTCTCAACAGGCAGTTCTTGAGGACACTGTCCAAGACTCTGGCGTTAATAATCTTTCAATTATGACCTCTGGACCAATCCCGCCTAACCCGGCTGAAATGATGGCATCTAATCGGATGAGCACTCTTTTACAGGATTTGCGTCAGCGGTATGATGTCATTCTTATTGATACTCCACCATTATTAGCGGTTACGGATGCACAAATTGTGGCCTCGAAGAGTGATGGCGTTATTATGGTTGTCAGCTATGGTAAGGTAAAACGCGATATCGCAGTAAAAGCTAAAACTAATCTAGATCGTGTAGGTGCAAAAATGCTCGGCGTTGTTCTCAATAATGTAAAACGTAAAGCTAGTGAAGGGTACTATTACTACTACTATGGAAATTGA
- a CDS encoding YveK family protein — protein MSSQELDLRDYFQIVRKRLWLIFSIVVLVCGIAGVYSLYIKNPVYEASTKIIVNQTPTQSAVGQLDLNQINTNIQLINTYKEIIKTPAILDIVTKDYPQFNITAEELLKKVNVSSVNNTQVMTLVVRDNSYQRAAEIVNAISLVFKEEIPSLFNVENVSILNEAKVNPTVEPRPVEPNVLLNMAIAFIVSLMIGLGIAFLLEYMDDTLKTEADIEKYLGLPTIAMITRLGQDESKQGAAQTQKQSSRKAGDLEHVTASK, from the coding sequence TTGTCATCACAAGAATTGGATCTTCGCGATTATTTTCAGATCGTCAGGAAGAGACTATGGCTCATTTTCAGCATAGTTGTATTGGTGTGCGGTATTGCTGGTGTATATAGTCTGTATATTAAAAACCCGGTATATGAGGCATCCACGAAGATTATCGTTAACCAAACACCAACGCAGTCAGCGGTGGGGCAGCTTGATTTAAACCAGATTAATACCAATATTCAATTAATTAATACGTATAAGGAAATTATTAAGACTCCGGCCATCCTTGATATTGTTACAAAGGATTATCCGCAATTCAATATCACTGCGGAAGAGCTATTAAAAAAGGTTAATGTGAGTTCCGTAAATAATACGCAGGTGATGACACTTGTCGTTCGAGATAATTCTTATCAGCGGGCTGCTGAAATCGTGAATGCCATTTCACTTGTGTTCAAGGAAGAAATTCCAAGTCTATTTAATGTGGAAAATGTATCGATTCTGAATGAAGCTAAAGTGAATCCAACTGTTGAGCCACGGCCGGTAGAACCAAATGTTTTACTGAACATGGCTATTGCTTTTATCGTCTCTTTGATGATTGGATTAGGGATTGCCTTCCTGCTGGAATATATGGATGACACCCTGAAGACAGAAGCTGATATTGAGAAGTATCTTGGTTTGCCTACCATAGCTATGATTACAAGATTGGGTCAAGATGAAAGCAAGCAAGGTGCCGCACAAACACAGAAACAATCATCCAGAAAGGCGGGGGACCTCGAACATGTCACAGCTTCCAAATAA
- a CDS encoding S-layer homology domain-containing protein, whose product MTLKKKLVVSTLAASMVAASVAGLPLGSLGAVGTASAATVSSSAAVKDKVLAVYKQLTATDAVYLYNLKTEVAALSEKEFTEIFAPVLNKLSLDGEETKTSLKLFQSVTSVVYDVYGNDFSGIQVIRNDDKNIALVSKIAAKAGVSGLTVDSVAEFLSSIETELRDLVSSKSTSDLLAILTSESGYDTLLNEAIAKVLSHTTGTGALTVSQALDKLGVTASDVKETLKNLNNNIKSAKPAAKSLAFAYIKAYGIGDNGNGNGNGNGNGSSGSGNGSVTTPVAPVQTPGIYDVSKLVSIVDGKATLKLVDADVIKEFDKLVAANPGKTGLTLTLNLGTVNATTVEVPLSQAIIEAAKAKGIANIAVTFNGVTVTIPVSQFSTAISLTVTTAKPEVVTSVTKLKLASDVYEFTLSVNGVVQSTFKQPITIKLPLKNTDGLDKELLSVGKLVYGDLQFQGGVLDGDFIVEPRDTFSSYAVLENKVSFNDIAAVQAWAGRQIQVVAAKGAIEGVGAGKFAPKSNVTRAEFSKMLIRALNLENNSAVQSFSDVSSTAWYAPYVAVAAEKGIITGRSAAKFDPNATITRAEMATMISRALKSINPDAKTDSTAISKFSDAAKISASLRDGVAFAASHNLVIGNAGKFNPNDTATRAEAAVIIYRTINFK is encoded by the coding sequence GTGACTTTGAAAAAGAAACTAGTAGTATCAACATTAGCAGCAAGTATGGTAGCAGCATCCGTAGCGGGTCTTCCGTTGGGAAGCCTTGGAGCAGTAGGCACAGCATCTGCGGCTACAGTTAGTAGCAGTGCAGCAGTTAAGGATAAGGTTCTTGCTGTTTACAAACAATTGACCGCAACAGATGCAGTTTATCTCTACAATTTGAAGACTGAGGTTGCAGCACTGAGTGAGAAAGAATTTACAGAAATTTTTGCTCCAGTACTGAACAAGCTTTCACTGGATGGAGAAGAAACAAAAACATCACTTAAATTGTTCCAAAGCGTTACTAGTGTAGTCTACGACGTCTATGGCAATGATTTCTCCGGAATCCAAGTGATCCGTAACGATGACAAAAACATTGCTTTGGTAAGCAAAATTGCAGCTAAAGCGGGTGTGTCTGGACTTACTGTTGATAGTGTTGCTGAATTCTTGAGCAGTATTGAAACAGAACTTCGTGATCTGGTAAGCAGCAAGTCCACTTCAGATTTGTTGGCAATTCTCACATCCGAATCCGGTTACGATACTTTGCTGAATGAAGCTATTGCGAAAGTATTGAGCCATACAACAGGAACAGGAGCACTCACAGTAAGTCAAGCGTTGGACAAGCTTGGAGTTACTGCTAGTGATGTGAAAGAAACACTGAAAAACCTGAACAATAATATTAAATCCGCGAAACCTGCGGCGAAATCACTTGCATTTGCTTATATTAAAGCCTACGGAATAGGCGATAATGGCAACGGTAATGGCAACGGCAATGGTAATGGTAGTAGTGGAAGCGGGAATGGAAGTGTTACAACGCCTGTAGCTCCTGTTCAAACTCCAGGAATCTATGACGTATCTAAGCTCGTAAGCATTGTTGACGGTAAAGCAACCTTGAAATTGGTTGATGCTGATGTAATTAAAGAATTTGATAAACTAGTTGCAGCGAACCCTGGTAAAACTGGTCTTACTTTGACCCTGAATCTGGGAACAGTAAACGCTACTACAGTTGAAGTTCCACTTTCCCAAGCCATTATTGAAGCTGCAAAAGCTAAAGGTATTGCGAATATCGCCGTTACTTTCAACGGTGTAACTGTAACGATTCCTGTAAGCCAATTCAGCACAGCGATTTCATTGACAGTAACTACAGCTAAACCAGAAGTTGTAACTTCCGTTACCAAGCTGAAATTGGCTTCGGATGTGTATGAATTCACACTTAGTGTGAACGGTGTAGTACAAAGCACATTTAAACAACCAATTACTATCAAATTGCCACTTAAGAATACTGATGGTCTTGATAAAGAATTGCTTTCCGTTGGTAAACTTGTATACGGCGACCTGCAATTCCAAGGTGGAGTTCTTGATGGAGATTTCATCGTAGAACCACGTGATACATTCTCTTCTTACGCAGTACTTGAGAATAAAGTCTCCTTTAATGATATTGCTGCTGTACAAGCATGGGCTGGTAGACAAATTCAAGTCGTAGCTGCTAAAGGTGCGATTGAAGGAGTCGGAGCAGGTAAATTTGCACCGAAGAGCAACGTAACTCGTGCTGAGTTCTCCAAAATGCTGATTCGTGCGCTTAACCTGGAAAACAACTCTGCTGTACAAAGCTTTAGCGATGTAAGTTCAACTGCTTGGTATGCACCATATGTAGCAGTTGCAGCAGAAAAAGGGATTATTACTGGACGCAGTGCGGCCAAATTTGATCCTAATGCAACTATTACACGTGCAGAAATGGCAACAATGATCTCCCGTGCGTTGAAATCTATCAATCCTGATGCAAAAACCGATTCTACTGCAATCAGCAAATTCTCTGATGCTGCTAAGATCAGTGCATCCCTAAGAGATGGCGTAGCGTTTGCAGCAAGCCACAACCTGGTTATCGGAAATGCTGGCAAGTTCAACCCGAACGATACAGCTACCCGTGCTGAAGCAGCAGTAATTATCTACCGTACTATTAACTTCAAGTAA
- a CDS encoding tyrosine-protein phosphatase — MIDIHCHILPFLDDGASDWEAALAMAQDAHREGITSVIATPHHANGQYMNNAPKIREAVELMNERLRQAGNPLLVLPGQEIRIYGDLLNDLERGELLSLADSRYILLEMPSSRVPRNMEEICHELIIQGFVPVIAHPERNAEIAADPSKLERLIELGSLGQVTAQSLAGVFGNKLQKLSLELCRRNAVHVLASDAHDSVHRPFGLNAAYVVMEKELGPELRDYVRGNAQQIMTNGEVIHGKHVQTRGNRQKLFGFFFRKG; from the coding sequence ATGATAGATATTCACTGCCACATCTTACCCTTTTTGGATGACGGAGCCTCTGATTGGGAAGCTGCTCTTGCCATGGCGCAAGACGCCCACAGAGAAGGGATTACTTCAGTCATCGCCACGCCACATCACGCCAACGGTCAATATATGAATAACGCCCCCAAGATTAGAGAAGCTGTGGAGCTGATGAACGAAAGACTTCGTCAGGCTGGTAATCCACTGCTTGTTCTTCCAGGTCAAGAGATCCGTATCTACGGGGATCTGCTGAATGATCTGGAGCGGGGGGAACTGCTGAGTCTTGCAGATTCGCGGTATATTTTACTGGAAATGCCTTCTTCACGAGTACCACGTAACATGGAAGAAATCTGCCACGAGCTGATCATTCAAGGGTTCGTTCCGGTCATCGCCCATCCGGAGCGCAATGCTGAAATAGCTGCTGATCCTTCTAAACTAGAGAGATTGATAGAGCTAGGATCACTTGGGCAGGTAACCGCACAGAGTCTTGCAGGCGTTTTCGGGAATAAGCTACAGAAATTGTCGCTGGAGCTATGCCGTAGAAATGCAGTACATGTGTTGGCCTCTGATGCACATGACAGTGTTCATCGTCCTTTTGGATTAAACGCTGCTTATGTGGTTATGGAGAAAGAATTAGGCCCTGAGCTGCGTGACTATGTTCGCGGCAATGCTCAGCAAATTATGACTAATGGCGAGGTTATTCATGGAAAACACGTACAAACAAGGGGAAACCGACAAAAATTGTTTGGATTTTTTTTCCGAAAGGGCTGA
- the yihA gene encoding ribosome biogenesis GTP-binding protein YihA/YsxC, whose translation MKVNIAEFIISAVGPDQYPDDSLPEVALAGRSNVGKSSLINRMINRKNLARTSSTPGKTQHMNYYRINEDSMYFVDFPGYGYAKVSKTQRAVWGKMVEKYLSERDTLKLVLLIVDLRHSPTSNDKMMFDWLKHYDLPMCVVATKADKIPKTRWQKHIKTMKQELGVLPGDNFIPFSSEIGLGKDELWGLIDGYIRPSENESPDSEDAEMIANESQQEESTEA comes from the coding sequence ATGAAAGTTAATATTGCCGAATTTATTATCAGTGCCGTTGGCCCTGATCAGTACCCTGATGATTCCTTGCCAGAGGTTGCTCTGGCAGGGCGTTCCAATGTGGGGAAGTCTTCCCTCATTAACCGAATGATTAACCGTAAGAATCTGGCTCGGACAAGCTCCACGCCTGGTAAGACACAACACATGAACTATTACCGTATCAATGAAGACAGCATGTATTTTGTTGACTTTCCAGGTTACGGGTATGCCAAGGTTTCCAAGACGCAACGCGCGGTGTGGGGTAAAATGGTTGAGAAATACCTCTCTGAGCGCGATACGTTGAAGCTTGTTCTGCTTATTGTGGACCTGCGGCATTCACCTACCAGCAATGATAAGATGATGTTCGACTGGTTGAAGCATTATGATCTTCCTATGTGTGTTGTAGCGACCAAAGCGGATAAAATTCCTAAGACACGCTGGCAAAAGCATATCAAGACCATGAAGCAGGAGCTGGGCGTGCTGCCAGGGGATAATTTTATTCCATTCTCCTCGGAAATTGGTCTCGGCAAAGATGAGCTTTGGGGCTTAATCGATGGGTATATTCGCCCTTCTGAGAATGAATCTCCGGATTCAGAGGATGCTGAAATGATAGCAAATGAATCTCAGCAAGAGGAGTCAACCGAAGCGTAA
- the lon gene encoding endopeptidase La encodes MMTNKTKGRRFPLLPLRGLLVYPSMVLHLDVGREKSVRALEKAMVEDNLILLCSQSEVNIEEPGQDDIFRVGTVANVRQMLKLPNGTIRVLVEGVERAEIINYIDNDEYYEVMARELPEDEDSNQECDALMRTVLNQFEHYITLSKKVTPETLAAVSDIEEPGRLADVITSHLSLKIKDKQEILETIDVSKRLEKLLDILNNEREVLELERKINQRVKKQMEKTQKEYYLREQMKAIQKELGEKEGRVGEAEELRTLMEEKNVPERVKEKMEKEIDRLEKMPVSSAEGGVIRNYVDWLLSLPWSEQTEDDLDIKKAEQVLDEDHYGLEKPKERVLEYLAVQQLVKKLKGPILCLVGPPGVGKTSLARSIARSLNRKFVRISLGGVRDEAEIRGHRRTYVGAMPGRIIQGMKTAGTINPVILLDEIDKMAADFRGDPSSALLEVLDPEQNNTFSDHFVELPFDLSNVMFVTTANVVHNIPRPLLDRMEMLFIPGYTELEKLQIGSRYLLPKQKKNHGLAEDQLIIEDDSLLRIVREYTRESGVRNLEQQIAALCRKAAKQIVSEEKEKVIILPDDIKDYLGASKYRYGMAELEDQIGTVTGLAWTEVGGDTLLIEVTVVQGTGKLTLTGQLGDVMKESAQAAFSYTRSKAEELGLQPDFYEKIDIHIHIPEGAIPKDGPSAGITIATALISALTKRYVSKDVAMTGEITLRGRVLPIGGLKEKSLAAHRAGYKKILLPKDNERDLKDIPESVRNDVEFVPVSNMDQVLHHALVEHHNEISSEPPSSVH; translated from the coding sequence ATGATGACAAATAAAACAAAAGGTCGTCGTTTTCCTTTATTGCCGCTAAGAGGGCTTCTTGTGTACCCAAGCATGGTTCTTCACTTGGATGTGGGCCGTGAGAAGTCAGTTCGGGCGCTAGAGAAAGCTATGGTTGAAGATAATTTGATTCTTCTTTGTTCCCAGTCGGAAGTGAATATTGAAGAGCCAGGTCAGGACGATATTTTTCGGGTCGGTACTGTCGCCAATGTGCGGCAAATGCTGAAGCTTCCAAACGGTACGATACGTGTACTGGTTGAAGGTGTAGAACGGGCCGAAATTATTAATTATATCGATAATGATGAGTACTATGAGGTTATGGCGCGTGAGCTGCCGGAAGATGAAGATAGCAATCAAGAATGTGACGCGCTGATGCGTACAGTACTCAATCAGTTCGAACACTATATTACGTTATCCAAAAAAGTGACCCCAGAGACCCTCGCTGCTGTATCCGATATAGAAGAGCCTGGTCGACTTGCGGATGTCATTACGAGTCATTTATCGCTAAAAATTAAGGATAAGCAAGAAATTCTTGAGACGATTGATGTTAGTAAACGGCTGGAGAAGCTTCTTGATATTCTTAATAATGAGCGTGAAGTACTGGAGCTTGAACGTAAGATCAATCAACGTGTCAAAAAGCAGATGGAAAAGACGCAGAAGGAATATTATTTGCGTGAGCAAATGAAAGCGATCCAGAAAGAGCTCGGCGAGAAGGAAGGCCGGGTAGGAGAAGCGGAAGAGCTGCGGACGCTAATGGAAGAGAAAAATGTTCCGGAACGCGTGAAAGAAAAGATGGAGAAAGAAATCGATCGTCTGGAAAAAATGCCAGTCAGCTCTGCGGAAGGCGGCGTCATTCGCAACTATGTAGATTGGCTGCTCAGTCTCCCTTGGAGTGAACAGACAGAGGATGATCTTGACATCAAAAAGGCCGAGCAGGTACTTGATGAGGATCACTACGGTTTGGAAAAACCAAAGGAACGGGTATTGGAATATTTGGCCGTTCAGCAGCTGGTTAAGAAGCTTAAGGGTCCTATTCTATGTCTTGTAGGTCCTCCAGGTGTGGGCAAAACCTCACTGGCTCGTTCCATCGCCCGTTCGCTCAACCGCAAGTTCGTCCGTATCTCGTTAGGCGGTGTACGTGATGAGGCGGAGATTCGAGGTCATCGCCGGACTTATGTAGGTGCGATGCCGGGTCGGATTATCCAAGGCATGAAGACGGCGGGTACGATTAATCCGGTTATCCTATTGGATGAAATCGATAAGATGGCTGCGGATTTCCGTGGAGATCCATCTTCAGCGCTGCTTGAGGTACTGGATCCAGAACAAAACAACACGTTTAGTGATCATTTTGTAGAACTGCCGTTCGACTTGTCGAACGTAATGTTTGTAACAACAGCGAACGTAGTGCATAATATTCCGCGTCCTTTGCTGGATCGGATGGAAATGCTGTTCATTCCAGGTTATACGGAACTGGAGAAACTGCAAATCGGCAGCCGTTATCTATTGCCTAAGCAGAAGAAAAACCACGGTCTTGCAGAAGATCAACTGATTATCGAAGACGATAGCTTATTACGCATTGTCCGCGAATATACCCGTGAATCCGGTGTGCGTAATTTGGAGCAGCAGATTGCAGCATTATGCCGCAAAGCTGCGAAACAAATCGTGTCTGAGGAAAAAGAGAAAGTGATTATTCTTCCTGACGACATCAAGGATTATCTTGGGGCTTCCAAATATCGTTACGGTATGGCCGAGCTTGAAGATCAGATTGGTACCGTCACTGGGTTGGCTTGGACTGAGGTCGGTGGGGATACACTGCTGATCGAAGTTACGGTTGTGCAGGGAACAGGTAAACTAACTCTTACTGGACAGCTGGGCGATGTAATGAAGGAGTCGGCACAGGCCGCATTCAGCTATACTCGTTCGAAGGCGGAGGAGCTGGGGCTCCAGCCCGATTTTTATGAGAAGATTGATATTCATATCCATATCCCGGAAGGTGCAATTCCGAAGGATGGTCCGTCTGCAGGGATTACGATTGCAACCGCATTGATCTCCGCGCTCACGAAACGTTATGTTTCCAAGGATGTGGCGATGACAGGTGAAATCACCTTGCGGGGACGTGTACTGCCAATTGGTGGATTGAAAGAGAAATCTCTTGCCGCTCACCGAGCTGGATATAAAAAGATCCTTCTTCCCAAAGACAATGAACGGGATTTGAAAGATATTCCTGAGAGCGTACGTAATGATGTTGAGTTCGTACCGGTATCTAATATGGATCAGGTCTTGCATCATGCGTTAGTTGAGCATCATAATGAAATTAGCAGTGAGCCACCGAGTAGTGTGCATTAG